TGTTATTGTTGCTATTTGTAGGTTTGACTAAAAGATGATAAAagccaaagaaaagaaagaaaagtcaAACGTCGCAATGCAAGGTCAGAAATACCCGGAAAAATAGGAAAATAGCACAAGGAGAGCAACCAGACCGCTACACAgaccccgtgtatgggtccgtgccTTAGAAGCCAAAAGAATACTTTTAGCGAGCCAAGACGGACCTTAACCCGGActcctacacggggtccgtgtccaacAACATCCGAGAGAAGAAAATTTCATACGAAGACGGACCCCATGACAGAGCCCTACCCGAGGTCCGTGTCCAGCATCTCCCGGAATGAATTTTTATTCGAATGTACACGGACTCTATACCTGAGGCTTACACGGGGTCTGTGTACGTGATATCAGATCCAAAACTTTGCGCAGATTTGATGGAGATTTAAAggaataaaaaggaaaaaataaaagattttgaGGACTTTTTGAtcggattttttttttcagccGACATTGGAGAAGAGAAAAAAGGGAGAACTTCCGCATCTTTGAAGTTGGAGACGGCTTGGGAGAAACGAGAGGAAATCGCGCACTTCACACGCAAGATCCACGCACCATTGCTGAGATGTTCTCCTctcttattttcttattttcgttCATGAATTCGAAAATTAGATTTGAGtctagttttgaatttatggccttttagggactttattttgtcgtattcgtgcttatctggcgTCTTAATTCCGAGTTTTGCGCTTAATTCGTGTTATTGTTGCTATTTGTAGGTTTGACTAAAAGATGATAAAAGCCaaagaaaagaaataaaagTCAAACGTCGCAATGCAAGGTCAGAAATACCCGGAAAAATAGGAAAATAGCACAAGGAGAGCAAccagacccctacacggaccccgtgtaagggtccgtgcctTAGAAGCCAAAAGAATACTTTTAGCAAGCCAAGACGGACCTTAACCCGGActcctacacggggtccgtgtccaacAACATCCGAGAGAAGAAATTTTCATACGAAGACGGACCCTAAGACAGAGCCCTACACTAGGTCCGTGTCCAGCATCTCCCGGAATGAATTTTTATTCGAATGTACACGGGCTCTATACCTGAGGCTTACACGGGGTCTGTGTACGTGATATCAGATCCAAAACTTTGCGCAGATTCGTTGGAGATTTAAAggaataaaaaggaaaaaataaaagattttgaGGACTTTTTGATCGGATTTTTTTTTCAGCCGACATTGGAGAAGAGAAAAAAGGGAGAACTTCCGCATCTTTGAAGTTGGAGACGGCTTGGGAGAAACGAGAGGAAATCGCGCACTTCACACGCAAGATCCGCGCACCATTGCTTAGATGTTCTCCTctcttattttcttattttcgttCATGAATTCGAAAATTAGATTTGAttctagttttgaatttatggagtagttttcttgtgatcgggaccacgatagggacAAACTTTTGATGTTGttcattcactaaattatttgatttacgaattaatttatgttattgattaatgtttgcgTAATTGTCATGCTTTTACtttggccaattatttgcatgtttgttgtttgatcttgactcgaaagagaatagattgaaattagcttcaaaaatattaatcaacacacggttaaaccgactagaaatagtattcggtttcaatgTGCAATTTTAGGCGACAACTGTGATTCCATTATTGAAtaatgcgtttttgtttaattaaattcaattagaaataattggactattaaatgaaaataggattataaattctagaaatagatttataattaatcTAAGAAATTTCATCGTGGCATCGAATAATCTGTGGTTAATTAATTCCAATGATTGATAATAATCAAAGTTTGGACCATTGTGTGTTCCCGGTCATTTTGTTGAATTTGAAAATATCCCAAGTTTAATCCGGTTCTGAAAATTCGATCTTAGTTATTAATTTAACATATTCTAATTTAATTTTACTTGTTTATATTATCATCAATCACTTTGTCTTTTTGTCTAGATTAAATCGAATAATTTAGATCttagtatttaaataatagtctctgtgggatcgatacttggactcgtagtccatttactataacttgacctattccgcttgctagaattttTCCCAACCGGAAtcgtcggtcaagtttttggcaCCGTTGCCGGGTACTATTTGTTTAatattaggataaattatttatttgagactAGGCATTTATTCTTagttcttatttttattttttaaaagcattttttttattattttttatttcagatttttgcTTTCTTTGGAGCTTGAATTGCGCACTTGAATTTTGATTGCAGGAGTCTAGCTCGTGTTATATGAGCCGTGCTCAAGGCATCGAAAGTCTAGTCCCACTTGATCTAGAGATTGAAAGCACTCTTCGCCGCATCCGTAGAGCTCGAAAGAacaacaacttggctcttgaattcGAATCTGAAGAGGAATCTGAATTAGAGCTTAAACTAGAATTTAAAGACATGGCCGGAGAGGAAGATGAGCGTACTTTAATGGAACTTCATAGACCAGTGTTTGGAGGTTATGGCTCTAGTATCGTCCGCCCTAAAATTCAAGCAAACACATTCGAACTGAAGCCGGCCATCATCCAAATGATTAGACTCCAAGTCAAATTTGGAGGATCGCCTTCTGAAGATCCCAATGCACATCTGGAGAactttctgtcaatctgtgatacAATCAAGTGCAATGGGGTGAGTACTAATGCCATTCGAATCCGATTATTTCCATTTTCCCTACAAGGAGAGGCTATGGAGTGGCTTCGAGACCTTCCAGCTGGTTCTATCATTACATGGGATGGATTAGTCGAGGTATTCATGCACAGGTATTTCCCCCCAACTAAGATTACTCAATTGCGAAATGAAATGACATCATTCAGACAGAGAGATGGAGAATCTTTGAATTTAGTGTGGGCAAGGTTTAAGAAGATGTTGAGAATGTGCCCAAGACATGGTTTTTCGATAGGCCAGCAGGTTGAGACGTTCTATTATGGGGTGGATCCACCTGTGAGATCTATGCTTGATGCAGCGGCCAATGGTAGCTTATACAGGAAAACGCCAACCGCAGCgctcgaaatcatatctaataTGGCAGAGAGCAATGTAGGCTGACAAGACAATCGAAGGGAGAAGAAAGTCGGATTCGTTGAAATGGATGCCTTAACAGCGATCACAGCAAAGCTTGATGGATTGACACATCAGATGGCACAGTTACAAGCAAATAAATCACTATCATTCAAACCAGCGCATCAAATTCAGGGAAGCACTGAGATAGTTGGTGGATCATCATCTGGTGACACGCCATTCATGCCAGATATGTCTTGTGAGGGAATACAGTGTTTTGGAGGGGACTCAGTGAATTATGTGGGAAACCAGGGTCGAAAACAATATAATCCATACAGTTTCTCATATAATCCCGGCTGGAGGAATCATCCGAATTTTGGGTCGAGGCAATCAGAAAATTATTTTGAGCAACCACATTTTAATCCTCCACAGCATCCTACACAACAAAAGCCTCCTCAGCAACCACCTAAACCTACGCAAGGTGCAGGACCTTCTATGCCACCCGGATTCAAGCCACAGGATAGCAAGTCAAATCTTGAGGTAATGCTAGCCAAGTACATAGCCGGGAATGAGATGAGATGGCAAAATCACGATGCCATGACGCAAAGAGTGGAGACTCAACTAGGTCAGTTGGCAACAAAAATGGCTACACGAGCTCCGGGTTCACTACCTAGTGACATGGAAAAGAATTCTAAGGGTGTCAATGCAGTCACAGTGACATCTCCCCTGAAGCAAGAAATAGTTGATGTCGAAGAAAATATGAAAGAAAAGGGGTCATCCAAGCAAGAGCCCGAGGACGCAAAGAAAGTAGGTAAGCTTCTAAACTCGAACCCCACTGTTGATATTAATTCACTCCCATTTACCTAAAGAGAAAAGCAATTGCAACTTGATACccaattttcaaaattccttgagattttcaaaaagcTGCACATAAATATCCCGTTTGCAGAGGCTTTAGCGCAAATGCCCTCCTATGCAAAATTTCTTAAGGATATTTTATCAAACAAGAGGAAACTAGTAGATTTTGAGACAGTGAAGCTTTCGGAGGAATGTTCtgcaattttacaaaataaGTTGCCTCCAAAAGCTAAGGACCAGGTAGCTTCTCTATTCCTTGTACCATAGGAACTTCATTTTTtggtaaagctttatgtgactTAGGTTCAAGCATTAATTTAATGCCTTATTCATGTTTTGAGAAGCTAGGAATTGGTGAAGTTAAACATACTACAATTTCCTTACAATTGGCTGAGAGATCTATTAAATACCCTAGGGGAGTAGTAGAGGATGTGTTAGTGAAGGTCGACAAGTTTATTTTCCCAGTGGACTTTGTTGTAttagatatggaagaggatCGTGAGATTCCTCTTATTATAGGAAGACCGTTTTTAGCCACTGGGAAGGCTCTGATAGATGTACACAAGGGTGAGTTGGTGTTGAGGTTGAATGATGAGAGTGTAGTGTTTAATGTTTTTTCGTCCATCAAATACCCCAATGATACATCTGATTGTCTTAGAATTGATGCTACTAATGAATTTGTTGAGTATGGTTTTCAGGAATTACTTGGTGAGGATCCTTTGGCGGTCTGTTTGACCCATTCATGTACGCAAGAATTGGGCAATCAAGAGCTGGACGAATGTATTCATTATCTGGAAGCAGACAGACCGATTTCAAAAACGGTAAACTCGATGATGGGGAAGCTTGGGCATATCCCACGACCTTTAAAATCATCTATTGAAGAAGCCCCAATCCTAGAGATGAAACCTCTTTGCACTTAAAATATCTATTTTTACTTGATAATGATAAGTTTCCAGTAATCGTGTCCTCTACTTTGACAGGTACGGAAGAAGAAAAGTTGTTGCGAGTTCTGAGAGATAATATCAAAGCCATAGGTTGGAGTATTGCAGACATAAAAGGGATCAGTTCATCcatgtgcatgcacaaaattctgatggaggcCGATCACAAGACATCTACCCAATTTCTGATAGTAGGTGGGTAAGTCCACTACAAGTAGTTCCGAAAAATGGTGGGATCACGGTCGTAAAAAATGAAAACAATGAGTTGATTCCTACGAGAATTGTTACAGGGTAGCGTGTTTGCATCGATTATAGAAAACTTAATGACGCCACTCGTAAAGACCATTTTCCCCTCCCGTTTATCGATCAAATGTTGGAAAGGTTAGCTGGGCATTCTTTTTACTGTTTCCTGGATGGTTGTTCGGCTTATATGCAAATTCCCATTGACcctgaagatcaggagaaaaccacatttacttgtccttatgggacatttgcatataaacgaATGCCATTCGGTTTATGTAATGCACCAGCAACTTTCGAACGATGCATGATCGCaatttttcatgacatgattgaggatTTCATCGAAATattcatggatgatttttctgttttGGCTCTTCGTTTGATACTTGTTTGATTAACCTGTCTAAGGTCTTGGAGAGATATGAGGAGTAAAATTTGGTTTTgagttgggaaaaatgtcatttcaTGGTGAGAGAGGGGATTGTGTTGGGGCACAAAATTTCTGAAACTAGGATTGAAGTCGATAAGGCTAAAATTGAATTAATAGAAAAACTCCCAGCCCCGACAAACATTAGAGAAGTGCGTAGTTTTCTAGGACATACAGGGTTCTATCGACGCTTTATAAAAGACTTTTCCTGCACAGCTAAGCCACTGACTAATTTGCTGATAAAAGATGTGTGTTTTGATTTTTCTGATGAGTGTGTGCAGGCATTTCAGGTTTTGAAAGAGAAATTGATCACAACACCTGTGATGATAGCACCTGACTGGGGGTCGCCATTTGAGGTtatgtgtgatgcaagtgacACAGCTCTAGGGGCAATGTTGGGGCAAAAGAGGGAAAAATGCATCCATGTCATCTACTATGCCAGTATGACACTGTCAGCTGCCCAACTGAACTATGCCACTACAGAGAAGGAGCTTCTTGCTGCGGTTTTTGCTCGGAATAAATTTAGATCTTATTTAATTGGGAGCAAAGTTGTAGTATACATCGATTATTCAGccttgaaatatttgatggcTAAATAGGATGCAAAACCAAGGCTAATTCGTTGGATTCTTCTGTTGGAGGGATTTGACTTGGAAATGATCGataggaagggaacagagaaccAAGTTGCTGACCATTTCTCGCGTCTGGAGAATCCAAGTTCAGGTAAGGATATTATTCGCGATGATTTCCCGGACGAACAACTTTTTGACATCAACAGTTTACCCTGGTATGCCGATTTCGTTAATTATCTATCCATTAAGTTCATTCCTCCCCATTTTACTTatcagaaaaagaaaaaaaatttcttagatttaaaatattatttgtggGAAGATCCTTATTTGTTTAGAATATGTGCAGATGGCATAGTCCGTAGATGCATTCCCCAAGAAGAGGTAAGTgaaattttgtttcattgtcATTCTGGTCCGGCTGGAGGCCATTTTGGGTCAACTAGAACTGCGTCAAAAGTCCTCCAGTcttgtttttattggcctactcTGTTTAAGGACGCGCATGAATATGTTACAAAATGTTCAAATTGTCAGCGCACAGGTAATATCTCTAGGAGACATGAATTGCCTCTCAATAATATTTTGGTGTGTGAGTTATTTGACGTCTGGGGTATAGATTTCATGGGTCCGTTCCCAGTTTCTTTTGGGAACAAGTATATTTTGGTGGCTGTagattatgtgtctaaatgGGTGGAGGCACTTGCATGCAAAACGAATGATTCTAGGGTTGTCGTTCAATttctcatgaaaaatattttctcacgtTTTGGCACACCTAGAACCATTATTAGCGATGGTGGTACTCACTTTTGTAATCGTCAGTTTGACAGTCTGTTAGCTAAGTATGAGGTCCGACATAAGGTGGCAacaccttatcatcctcagactagTGGCCAAGTCGAAGTATCGAATAGGGAACTTAAAcgcattcttgagaagattgtcGGTGCTTCAAGGAAAGAATGGTCTAGAAAACTGGACGATGCACTTTGGGCTTACcgtactgcttttaaaaccccAATTGGCATGTCTCCTTTTAAATTGTTGTATGGGAAGTCGTGTCACCTACctgttgaacttgaacataaggcttattgggctactaaatttttaaattttgatgctAAAGCCACAGGTGACGAGAGAGTACTGCAACTGAACGAATTGAATGAGTTTAGGTTGGATGCGTATGAGAATGCCAAGCTTTACAAGGAGAAAACCAAACGCTGGCATGATCAGACATCGTTCATCGAGAATTCGTGGTGGGACAACTGGTATTGTTATTCAATTCGCGACtgaagttgatgccaggtaatTTGCGTTCACGGTGGTCAGGACCATACACCATCACGCAAGTTTTCCCTTATGGAACATTGGAGATCAatagtgaagcaactggagcaTTCAAGGTGAATGGGCATAGGCTGAagtttgatcgagcaaaacttgcacagtgaatagtcccaaaatttattttataaatgaatgctcaatttaaatatcgcaagtgcatgatagtcaagttataataaacgtaagtgaatacgagtatcgttccacaaggactgcgttacactattttcattttcaagtaaaatttctttagcaacgataaaatgagttgatgattaatctaatgtaaattaaacaactaaaataaataaaatgcaaagaaaacgtattcaagaaagcaatgattaatttggattaaatcaaatgagaaatgaatttgttgggaattagcagttcacctaccactcgtgtttaaataattacactcgacttttactcgtgaattcgacggaattccctagaataattaatatactctgtcgagctatattaatactaatcataaacatgcagtactcaagtgtcctcaaatatttaacagttcaagattgcattacattctatggaatccactagctttcattcgggtgaactatcactatcgacacgtacccaattccgtatatctactaaaattgcaaatccgtggtttatactatttgcttctattgttgattattttatcgaaatcatcaaccacatgaaataatcaaaggaagttagctaggcttcgattgaaacaagaacgaacaatagcataaacaactcactaataaaaacgtcgagaaataatgttaaacaccgagtacggtgtaggatcccctcaaatcccaacaaatctagagtttagctactgaaattcatcataAAAACTaacaatcaatgtaagaaataaaatactgaataatgaaaatactaaagatgacgatggatgacggccacgacgcgtggaaatctcgaggtcttcgaaatctcctccTTCTAGCCTCCCCTCCAAGAAAAAGTGATGAAAAAATTATCAAAAGTCTGACAAAAATGGCTGATCTCGTGTCTTAGGTTTtggtgtaggatagagtccataaaaagttggaaacaaatcttcccgaatctcgcttctcgctagggcggtatattttgaccgctCTAGCAAGAGGTCCTCGAATAAACTTCCTCGAGCACGTCCCTGGTTTCgttggggcggtcacttttgactgccctagcgagacacttgcGCAAAATAATCCTCGGTCAGACcacaatgctcgctggggcggtcacttttgaccgcccgagcgagacctCTTCGATATTATGCCAAAgtttctcccactttttggttcaattcctacaaaataaccacagaatacacgagatcagtcaaatgctaaataatgctaaaaaaatgcaaaattcaactaaaacaaactaatatgatgcatgaatgcgactcaaaaccaacactaaaaacacttaaaaacgagtcctatcaaccctctcatactaaccttttgctcgccgacactaatttgaacgtgtgtgtgtcatgatgggtctagtcattcgtacttcaaatagatcaatcatcaaatcatgcgagtcactcatttaacacttcaatacaagtctcactagcatgcacccccgtgtccatttatcactaaccataaCTTGAGCTTTATTCAATtcttaagtgcagataagggtgtcgaaaagaaggaaaataagctcaagtggctaaaagtcgggagtacaccgatcattttcattgtgcaatcgtcaagacttttcgtctgactttcctcgtctccttacatctccaaattttagcctaggaatagaatttaattcattttatttcggctccccctcaccttacatctccaccattttttctctttttttttaatgcacaattttcacacatgtactccctaggctaagaatatataaccttggattacagctggttaggggtatgatatttttattcagTGCATTGAAAAGGGGGTATATGTAAAGTTCAATGCAAATCAAAtgttctcattcaaggtcccaattagtgacttattttcacgggtttacatgctaaatcaactcataaattatgcctttcaagttaaccacacaaaaccttcaaatttcaccattattcctacaaaattctagtccccacacatgtgtgctcaaaaagttcaaactttgtgccaaaattcatgctttaacaatcaagagtaccattcatgaagtgacccaatcaatacttttgtataCTATCAATCCAAcctcatcattggctcataaactatgtcttctcaccataaacgacaccaaacaaaagaaatgcaacgaaTAACTAAGCAAACATAACAATctacccccctcatactagagttgtgcaatgccctcattgcacaaaacgaaacagacactaaaaacataaaaactcataaatgtaaatgcaaagacagaatatgaaaaataaaaagaaagaggaaac
This is a stretch of genomic DNA from Primulina eburnea isolate SZY01 chromosome 11, ASM2296580v1, whole genome shotgun sequence. It encodes these proteins:
- the LOC140805414 gene encoding uncharacterized protein; this translates as MDALTAITAKLDGLTHQMAQLQANKSLSFKPAHQIQGSTEIVGGSSSGDTPFMPDMSCEGIQCFGGDSVNYVGNQGRKQYNPYSFSYNPGWRNHPNFGSRQSENYFEQPHFNPPQHPTQQKPPQQPPKPTQGAGPSMPPGFKPQDSKSNLEVMLAKYIAGNEMRWQNHDAMTQRVETQLGQLATKMATRAPGSLPSDMEKNSKGVNAVTVTSPLKQEIVDVEENMKEKGSSKQEPEDAKKVEALAQMPSYAKFLKDILSNKRKLVDFETVKLSEECSAILQNKLPPKAKDQLGIGEVKHTTISLQLAERSIKYPRGVVEDVLVKVDKFIFPVDFVVLDMEEDREIPLIIGRPFLATGKALIDVHKGELVLRLNDESVVFNVFSSIKYPNDTSDCLRIDATNEFVEYGFQELLGEDPLAVCLTHSCTQELGNQELDECIHYLEADRPISKTAFQVLKEKLITTPVMIAPDWGSPFEVMCDASDTALGAMLGQKREKCIHVIYYASMTLSAAQLNYATTEKELLAADAKPRLIRWILLLEGFDLEMIDRKGTENQVADHFSRLENPSSDFMGPFPVSFGNKYILVAVDYVSKWVEALACKTNDSRVVVQFLMKNIFSRFGTPRTIISDGGTHFCNRQFDSLLAKYEVRHKVATPYHPQTSGQVEVSNRELKRILEKIVGASRKEWSRKLDDALWAYRTAFKTPIGDERVLQLNELNEFRLDAYENAKLYKEKTKRWHDQTSFIENSWWDNWYCYSIRD